The following proteins are encoded in a genomic region of Dioscorea cayenensis subsp. rotundata cultivar TDr96_F1 chromosome 8, TDr96_F1_v2_PseudoChromosome.rev07_lg8_w22 25.fasta, whole genome shotgun sequence:
- the LOC120267555 gene encoding K(+) efflux antiporter 3, chloroplastic: MADCLCFKGSGLKCQASLLTAQNHISATHTKHFLSFSHKQAVLLSPAVSLHKRQLGYLSGCGGHSNNGQRRYINKRRDSRLSGFRINSELSISSAVDVINDLGFDTLTFLGVTVVIVPAFRIIKASPILGFCCAGIALNQFGLIRNLTDVKVLSEWGILFLLFEMGLELSLARLRALAKFAFGLGLVQVILSTFAFTAFELPPNAAVGTKILEYLFHSRPDLVNIRSIDEAVVIGAALSLSSSAFVLQILAEKGELPTRFGSATLGILLLQDIAVVPLLVILPVLESQNFVEESIWPTLAAESLKALGGLGLLSLGGKYLLRRIFEVVAESRSSEAFVALCLLTVAGTSLLTQKLGFSDTLGAFLAGAILAETNFRTQIEADIRPFRGLLLGLFFVTTGTSIDMQLLFREWPNVLSLLAGLIAIKTLIITAIGPRFGLTLQESVRIGFLLSQGGEFGFVVFSLANRLGVLPLELNKLLIIVVVLSMALTPLLNEIGRKAAELIDNKVSVIENAPETINYDATEPIIILGFGKMGQVLGNFLSTPVAYGVDAETIGWPYVAFDLNPAVVKKARKMGFPVLYGDGSRPAVLQSAGISSPKAVMVMYAGKKRTVEAVQRLRLAFPGIPIYARAQDVPHLLDLKKAGATDAILENAETSLQLGSKLLRGLGAMSDDVTFWSKLVRDSMELQAQEVLIRNEDQDIDVMKPLQVRAGDLVRTEDARSTTSTNEPSLSLKRPNIHQIMMTSDKMQSSGIEVDGRQSEDDITVDQADTSESEDGVTFCRLDITNNYSSIINQDAGGNEKTVFDTSLPYSSTNEDS; encoded by the exons ATGGCTGATTGCTTGTGTTTCAAG GGAAGTGGTCTGAAATGCCAGGCTAGTCTTTTAACAGCACAAAACCATATTTCAGCTACTCATACTAAGCATTTTCTGTCCTTCAGCCACAAACAAGCAGTTCTACTATCTCCTGCTGTGTCTTTGCATAAAAGACAGCTGGGATATTTGTCAGGATGTGGTGGTCATAGCAATAATGGTCAGAGACGTTATATTAACAAGCGTAGAGATTCTCGATTGAGTGGATTTCGGATAAATTCCGAACTAAGTATTTCCAGTGCAGTTGATGTAATCAATGATTTAGGATTTGATACTCTTACATTCTTGGGTGTGACTGTCGTAATTGTACCTGCTTTCAGGATCATCAAAGCCAGCCCG ATTCTTGGCTTCTGCTGTGCTGGAATTGCTCTCAACCAATTTGGCCTTATCAGAAATCTCACAGATGTTAAAGTTCTTTCAGAGTGGGGGATCCTTTTCCTG CTGTTTGAGATGGGTTTAGAGCTTTCACTGGCACGGTTAAGAGCTCTGGCAAAGTTTGCTTTTGGCTTGGGGTTGGTTCAG GTCATCTTGTCTACCTTTGCCTTTACTGCATTCGAACTTCCACCTAATGCGGCAGTTGGTACTAAGATTTTGGAGTACCTTTTTCACTCAAGGCCTGACTTG GTGAATATCAGAAGCATTGATGAAGCCGTAGTGATTGGAGCTGCTCTATCATTATCTTCCTCAGCTTTTGTTCTACAG ATTCTTGCAGAGAAAGGAGAATTACCAACAAGATTTGGTTCTGCAACACTAGGAATTCTTTTATTGCAA GATATTGCTGTCGTCCCTCTATTAGTAATACTTCCTGTGCTTGAAAGTCAG AACTTTGTAGAGGAAAGCATTTGGCCCACACTAGCAGCAGAAAGCTTGAAAGCTTTAGGTGGTCTTGGTTTGCTTTCCCTAGGGGGAAAATACTTACTCCGGCGTATCTTTGAG GTCGTTGCAGAGTCAAGGAGTTCAGAAGCTTTTGTTGCTCTTTGCCTGCTTACAGTAGCCGGGACTTCACTTCTGACACAGAAATTGGGATTCAGTGACACG CTTGGAGCTTTTTTGGCTGGTGCAATTCTTGCAGAAACAAACTTCCGGACACAAATTGAAGCAGACATAAGACCATTTAGAGGCTTGTTGCTTGGattattttttgtgacaacaGGGACATCCATTGACATGCag CTTCTTTTCCGAGAGTGGCCAAATGTACTTTCACTCTTGGCAGGTTTGATTGCCATCAAGACATTGATAATAACCGCAATTGGACCACGTTTTGGATTAACTTTGCAAGAAAGTGTGCGGATAGGATTTCTCCTTTCTCAAGGAGGCGAATTTGgatttgttgtattttctttaGCAAACAG GCTTGGGGTGCTGCCACTAGAGCTGAACAAACTACTTATAATTGTTGTTGTGTTGTCAATGGCATTAACACCTTTGCTCAATGAAATTGGAAGGAAAGCCGCTGAGCTTATAGATAATAAGGTTTCGGTGATTGAA AATGCGCCTGAGACAATTAACTATGATGCAACCGAACCAATTATCATTCTAGGTTTTGGGAAAATGGGCCAG GTTCTTGGTAATTTTTTATCAACTCCAGTGGCTTATGGGGTGGATGCTGAGACTATAGGATGGCCTTATGTTGCATTTGATCTGAATCCAGCGGTGGTGAAG AAAGCTCGGAAAATGGGTTTCCCTGTACTCTATGGAGATGGATCACGCCCAGCAGTTCTGCAGTCTGCCGGCATTTCTTCTCCTAAAGCCGTCATGGTAATGTATGCGGGAAAAAAAAGAACAGTAGAGGCTGTTCAAAGACTTCGGCTTGCTTTTCCTGGG ATTCCTATATATGCGAGAGCTCAGGATGTCCCTCACCTGCTAGATCTTAAGAAAGCAGGTGCAACAGATGCTATTCTTGAAAATGCTGAG ACTAGCTTACAACTTGGTTCAAAGCTCTTAAGAGGACTAGGTGCCATGTCTGATGATGTGACTTTCTGGAGTAAGCTGGTAAGAGATTCCATGGAGCTTCAAGCTCAGGAAGTGCTCATTAGGAATGAGGACCAAGACATCGATGTAATGAAGCCATTGCAG GTAAGAGCAGGTGATTTAGTTCGAACTGAAGATGCCAGGTCTACAACGTCAACAAATGAACCGTCTTTAAGCTTAAAACGACCAAACATTCATCAGATTATGATGACGTCAGACAAGATGCAATCTTCTGGAATTGAAGTAGATGGAAGACAGTCTGAAGATGATATAACGGTAGACCAAGCTGATACTTCAGAAAGTGAGGATGGTGTCACATTTTGCCGGTTGGATATAACCAACAATTACTCGAGCATAATAAATCAAGATGCCGGAGGAAATGAAAAAACTGTGTTCGATACTTCATTGCCATATTCAAGTACAAATGAGGATTCTTAG